Proteins from a genomic interval of Solea solea chromosome 10, fSolSol10.1, whole genome shotgun sequence:
- the kif16ba gene encoding kinesin-like protein KIF16B isoform X2, translating into MASVRVAVRVRPMDRREKDLTAKCIIKMEGTKTSITNLKIPDGIGGDSMRDRTKTFTYDFSYDSSDSHSSKFVSQEKVFRDLGVDVLKAAFEGYNACVFAYGQTGSGKSYTMMGNPGDAGLIPRICEGLFSRISDATRWDVASFRTEVSYLEIYNERVRDLLRRKSTQTYNLRVREHPKDGPYVEDLSKHLVQNYSDVEELMEAGNLNRTTASTGMNDVSSRSHAIFTVNFTQAKFDAQMPSETVSKIHLVDLAGSERADATGATGVRLKEGGNINKSLVTLGNVISALADMTQDGLNTNLKKKSVFVPYRDSVLTWLLKDSLGGNSKTIMIATVSPADVNYGETLSTLRYANRAKNIINKPTINEDSNVRLIGELRAEIARLKALLIQGNQIALLDSPTALSMEEKLHQNEARVLELTKEWTNKWNETQNILKEETLALRKEGIGVVLDSELPHLIGIDDDLLSTGIILYHLKEGRTYVGREDASTEQDIILHGLDLESEHCMFQNQNGTVTLVPLGEAQCSVNGVQVMEPMQLNQGAVILLGRTNMFRFNHPKEAAKLREKRKSGLLSTFSLSMSDLSKSCENLSTVMLYNPGLEFERQQREELEKLELKRRLIKEMEAKQQSEKAELERLQQEVESQRKESEEVHQRILCQEESLRRRSQDIESRLRDFLVEKMRFEEERRSEVQGEELQWRGNQQLVGEAEEEQRLQQEAAEQTEIYRELKRLKREREEQKVRLEAERRRLEKEEREQLSLVGRLEEQLRDKQEAATTLLTRDDSHRLEEERQALAEIRGVLLRAKEAGERPDVEDTSEEAGSAQARYTEFKAAQVKELGLLEEGLQQQRERLEKEVTAERNTVLLLTQGLKERQQLLKEMQEKRAQDTTVICQEEQLVKQAELRLRFKERQLANLCDRLLPALAEEKQRASEVLERGSGNCPAQPELDNTLYQVEKELEDKEEKLKLHLQRAQQLLQLQETYEFTANVARQEEKVRRKEKEILESKEKQQREAMEEAVARLERRHSALRRCVSMEPHIEEQRNLRRAELDQQRVEQEIQRLRQRINEGEENNKNHSVNNEERSLSTLLPLSDDRINAYIEEEVQRRLRQMNLLKASSSSSSVVDLCGSCDSLREDEEEVSACSSVRVTDEDEEKLHDMNPRRHKYERARTPEPHFLTSQEVNSPTKLKTNSAEDSENLLLTLLPEENLLSRDEASVRKEVSHRELSNVAWLQGGDDRRLGEDVDRSVNEPDDSANTEDRSSGQNITESEEYDDVDGSLNQTFDLGTKEDTQLVSCLSLETQDSVGGCITAKETKPESQSKHKNVATNRSYHLGYLVGKLSDLYKDAGKKLQDTRDLIQRGGVSEMKDALSHYVSMVSKELPLLHHMQLKIPSKGLSECILSPPQKSCRSVTVGITAWPEGSLFLSKNTSPQVFHQRLVELPPPLSQLQNSSPSEMMDKLESLSPQIQVRKCLSVFWMKVANNQQPIPKPGCLLVSRKDITVVSAGSDSANALVLFHHLNLSEITKMEVSLAGQHVRLLGCSEDAVLAVFTHSKDLTQEFCKVVLDAVAPGRFHEGPENHPLLSDDLMVLSLNWKSGVPDLVLGCGLRVTSRFKRVLADLLYIVHGNMDDRSRPSLANVCPLLYTSVKVMNPSWPQQDAISQFLLTDTHVTLLCEDSVFRPVPRGSTLVPVQPQFHRLEVRKRSDVRTLIVKQKDGCVVVELVFSTLSPQEQEAECGPSPADDALTSDSRGQCRSWRLCFGCTSDAVMLMDHLCT; encoded by the exons agaAAAGGACTTGACGGCAAAATGCATCATCAAGATGGAAGGAACCAAAACCTCCATCACCAACCTGAAG ATTCCTGATGGCATTGGAGGAGACTCGATGAGGGACCGAACTAAAACctttacctatgacttttcctACGACTCTTCAGACTCTCACAGCTCCAAGTTTGTCTCTCAGGAAAAG GTTTTCAGAGATTTGGGCGTGGACGTGCTGAAGGCGGCGTTTGAGGGCTACAACGCTTGCGTATTCGCCTATGGTCAGACCGGCTCAGGGAAGTCTTACACCATGATGGGAAATCCA GGAGACGCAGGTTTGATCCCGAGAATCTGTGAGGGGCTGTTCAGCCGCATCTCTGACGCCACCCGATGGGATGTCGCGTCGTTTCGTACAGAAGTCAG TTACCTGGAGATCTACAACGAGAGGGTCAGAGACCTCCTGAGGAGGAAGTCCACTCAGACCTACAACCTGAGAGTCCGGGAGCATCCCAAGGATGGGCCGTATGTGGAAG ATCTGTCCAAACACCTGGTGCAGAACTACAGTGATGTGGAGGAGCTGATGGAGGCCGGAAACCTGAACCGGACCACGGCCAGCACCGGCATGAACGACGTCAGCAGCCGCTCGCACGCCATCTTTACCGTCAACTTCACACAG GCCAAGTTTGACGCACAGATGCCCAGTGAGACGGTCAGTAAGATCCACCTGGTGGACCTGGCAGGAAGTGAACGAGCCGACGCCACTGGAGCCACCGGAGTCCGATTGAAGGAAGGAGGAAACATCAATAAATCTCTGGTCACCCTGGGCAACGTCATCTCTGCTCTAG CTGACATGACCCAGGACGGACTCAACActaacctgaagaagaagtcTGTGTTTGTTCCGTACAGAGACTCTGTGCTGACGTGGCTGCTCAAAGACAGTCTGGGCGGGAACTCCAAGACCATCATGATCGCAA CCGTTTCTCCCGCTGACGTGAACTACGGAGAGACGCTGAGCACACTGCGCTACGCTAACCGAGCtaaaaacatcatcaacaaacCAACCATCAATGAGGACTCCAACGTCAGGCTCATCGGAGAACTGCGGGCGGAGATCGCCCGATTGAAAGCTCTGCTGATTCAGGGCAACcag atcGCACTCCTTGATTCGCCCACAGCTCTGAGCATGGAGGAGAAACTTCACCAGAATGAAGCCAGA GTTCTGGAGCTGACCAAAGAGTGGACCAACAAGTGGAACGAAACCCAGAACATCCTGAAG GAAGAGACTCTGGCTCTGAGGAAGGAGGGGATTGGTGTGGTGTTGGACTCTGAGCTTCCTCACCTGATCGGCATCGATGACGACCTCCTCAGCACCGGCATCATCCTGTACCACCTGAag GAGGGACGGACGTATGTGGGCAGAGAGGACGCGTCCACAGAGCAGGACATCA tTCTGCATGGTCTCGATCTGGAAAGTGAACACTGCATGTTCCAGAACCAGAATGGAACAGTGACTCTGGTTCCACTCGGTGAGGCTCAGTGTTCAGTCAACGGAGTCCAAGTGATGGAGCCGATGCAGCTCAACCAAG GTGCTGTGATTCTGCTCGGCAGGACCAACATGTTTCGCTTCAATCATCCAAAGGAGGCGGCGAAACTGCGGGAGAAACGaaag AGTGGCCTGCTCTCCACCTTCAGTCTGTCTATGAGTGATCTGTCCAAGTCCTGTGAAAACCTGTCCACTGTGATGCTCTACAACCCAGG GCTGGAGTTTGAGAGGCAGCAGCGAGAAGAGCTGGAGAAACTGGAGCTCAAAAG GAGGCTCATCAAGGAGATGGAGGCGAAGCAGCAGAGTGAGAAGGCAGAGCTAGAGCGCCTGCAGCAGGAGGTGGAGAGCCAGCGCAAAGAGTCTGAGGAGGTGCATCAGAGAATTCTGTGTCAGGAGGAGAGCCTGCGCCGCCGCAGCCAGGACATCGAGAGCCGCCTGAGAGACTTTCTGGTTGAGAAGATGCGGTTTGAGGAGGAGAGACGCTCTGAGGTCCAGGGGGAGGAGCTACAGTGGCGGGGGAACCAGCAGCTGGTGGGTGAAGCGGAAGAGGAGCAGCGTTTGCAGCAGGAGGCTGCGGAGCAGACTGAAATATACCGTGAACTGAAAAGGCTGAAGAGGGAGCGCGAGGAGCAGAAGGTTCGTCTGGAGGCTGAGCGACGGCGCCTGGAGAAAGAGGAGCGCGAGCAGCTGAGTCTGGTGGGGAGGCTGGAGGAGCAGCTGAGGGACAAACAAGAGGCCGCCACCACGCTGTTGACCCGTGACGACTCCCACCGCCTGGAGGAGGAGCGCCAGGCGCTGGCTGAGATCAGGGGAGTCCTCCTTCGTGCCAAAGAGGCCGGTGAACGGCCCGATGTGGAGGACACCAGCGAGGAGGCCGGATCTGCCCAGGCTCGATACACAGAGTTCAAGGCGGCTCAGGTGAAGGAGCTGGGCCTGCTGGAGGAGGGGcttcagcagcagagggagcGCCTGGAGAAGGAGGTCACCGCTGAGAGAAACACCGTGCTGCTCCTCACCCAAGGCCTCAAAGAAAGACAGCAGCTTCTGAAAGAGATGCAGGAGAAGAGGGCGCAGGACACCACAGTCATCTGCCAGGAGGAGCAGCTGGTGAAGCAGGCGGAGCTCAGGCTGCGCTTTAAGGAGCGGCAGCTCGCCAACCTCTGTGACCGCCTCCTCCCAGCGCTTGCAGAGGAGAAGCAGCGAGCCTCAGAGGTGCTGGAGCGCGGCAGCGGGAACTGCCCCGCTCAGCCTGAACTGGACAACACGCTGTACcaggtggagaaggagctggaggacaAGGAGGAGAAACTGAAGCTCCACCTGCAGAGGgcgcagcagctgctgcagctgcaggagaCGTACGAGTTCACGGCCAACGTGGCACGACAGGAGGAGAaggtgaggaggaaggagaaggagatcCTCGAGTCTaaggagaagcagcagagggaggCGATGGAGGAGGCAGTGGCTCGGCTCGAGAGGAGGCACTCGGCCCTGCGCCGCTGCGTCTCCATGGAGCCCCACATCGAGGAGCAGAGGAACCTGAGGAGGGCGGAGCTTGATCAGCAGAG ggtgGAGCAGGAAATCCAGAGGCTGAGGCAGAGGATtaatgaaggagaagaaaacaacaagaatcACAGCGTGAATAACGAAGAAAGGAGTCTGAGCACGCTGCTGCCGCTGTCCGACGACAG GATAAACGCATACATCGAGGAGGAAGTGCAGCGACGCTTACGTCAGATGAATCTCCTGAaagcgagcagcagcagcagcagcgtcgtgGATCTGTGCGGGTCCTGTGACTCTCTCAGG gaggacgaggaggaagtTAGCGCCTGTAGCTCTGTTAGAGTAACAGACGAG GACGAAGAGAAGCTGCACGACATGAATCCAAGGAGACACAAATACGAG AGAGCGAGAACACCGGAGCCTCACTTCCTGACCTCACAGGAAGTGAACTCTCCTACTAAGTTGAAGACAAACTCGGCAGAAGACTCTGAGAACCTGCTGCTAACGCTGCTCCCAGAAGAAAACCTCTTGTCTAGAGATGAAGCCTCGGTTAGAAAAGAGGTGTCTCACAGAGAATTGAGCAACGTCGCGTGGTTGCAGGGAGGAGACGACCGTCGTCTAGGAGAAGACGTTGACAGATCTGTCAATGAACCTGATGATTCTGCaaacacagaggacagaagCTCAGGACAGAATATCACTGAAAGTGAAGAATATGATGACGTAGATGGATCTCTAAACCAAACATTTGACCTGGGGACAAAAGAGGACACACAACTTGTCAGTTGTCTCTCTTTAGAGACACAGGACTCTGTTGGTGGTTGCATCACTGCTAAAGAAACAAAACCAGAGTCCCAGAGCAAGCACAAGAACGTGGCCACAAACAGGAGCTACCATTTGGGATATTTAGTTGGAAAACTGTCCGACTTGTACAAAGACGCAGGAAAAAAGCTGCAGGACACGCGGGATCTAATCCAAAGAGGCGGAGTGAGCGAAATGAAGGATGCACTCTCTCATTACGTGTCCATGGTGTCAAAAGAACTACCACTGCTTCACCACATGCAGCTGAAGATCCCATCAAAAGGTCTGAGTGAATGCATCCTCAGTCCGCCTCAGAAAAGTTGCAGGTCTGTGACCGTAGGCATCACTGCATGGCCTGAAGGATCGCTTTTCttgtccaaaaacacaagtCCTCAGGTCTTTCATCAGAGGCTGGTGGAGCTGCCACCACCTCTGTCCCAGCTGCAGAACAGTTCACCCTCTGAGATGATGGACAAGTTGGAATCTCTGTCTCCACAAATCCAAGTTAGAAAGTGCCTGAGCGTCTTCTGGATGAAAGTGGCAAACAATCAGCAGCCCATTCCAAAACCAGGCTGCTTGCTTGTATCGAGAAAGGACATAACCGTGGTGTCAGCTGGAAGTGATTCTGCGAACGCTTTGGTCCTTTTTCATCACCTTAATCTGAGTGAAATCACCAAGATGGAGGTTAGTTTGGCAGGACAGCACGTGCGTCTGCTCGGCTGCTCTGAAGACGCAGTCTTGGCCGTCTTCACCCACAGCAAAGATCTCACGCAGGAGTTCTGTAAGGTCGTCCTGGACGCTGTTGCTCCTGGAAGATTCCATGAAGGTCCTGAAAATCACCCGTTGCTCTCTGACGACCTCATGGTCCTCTCTCTGAACTGGAAATCTGGTGTTCCTGACCTCGTCCTGGGCTGCGGCCTTCGCGTCACCTCCAGATTCAAACGGGTCCTTGCAGACTTGCTCTACATCGTCCATGGGAACATGGATGACCGCAGCAGGCCGTCGCTGGCCAACGTTTGTCCTCTGCTCTACACGAGTGTCAAGGTCATGAACCCGAGCTGGCCGCAGCAGGACGCCATCTCTCAGTTCCTCCTGACCGACACTCACGTAACTCTTCTTTGTGAGGACAGCGTCTTCCGCCCGGTGCCACGAGGCTCCACTCTGGTTCCGGTCCAACCTCAGTTTCACAGACTCGAAGTCCGCAAGCGGTCAGACGTCAGAACTCTGATTGTTAAGCAGAAAGACGGCTGTGTGGTCGTAGAACTCGTGTTTTCAACTCTCAGCCCGCAAGAGCAGGAGGCGGAGTGTGGACCGAGCCCGGCAGACGACGCCCTTACCtctgacagcagggggcagtgcaGATCCTGGAGGTTGTGCTTTGGTTGCACGTCAGATGCTGTGATGCTGATGGATCACCTGTGCACctga
- the kif16ba gene encoding kinesin-like protein KIF16B isoform X1 has translation MASVRVAVRVRPMDRREKDLTAKCIIKMEGTKTSITNLKIPDGIGGDSMRDRTKTFTYDFSYDSSDSHSSKFVSQEKVFRDLGVDVLKAAFEGYNACVFAYGQTGSGKSYTMMGNPGDAGLIPRICEGLFSRISDATRWDVASFRTEVSYLEIYNERVRDLLRRKSTQTYNLRVREHPKDGPYVEDLSKHLVQNYSDVEELMEAGNLNRTTASTGMNDVSSRSHAIFTVNFTQAKFDAQMPSETVSKIHLVDLAGSERADATGATGVRLKEGGNINKSLVTLGNVISALADMTQDGLNTNLKKKSVFVPYRDSVLTWLLKDSLGGNSKTIMIATVSPADVNYGETLSTLRYANRAKNIINKPTINEDSNVRLIGELRAEIARLKALLIQGNQIALLDSPTALSMEEKLHQNEARVLELTKEWTNKWNETQNILKEETLALRKEGIGVVLDSELPHLIGIDDDLLSTGIILYHLKEGRTYVGREDASTEQDIILHGLDLESEHCMFQNQNGTVTLVPLGEAQCSVNGVQVMEPMQLNQGAVILLGRTNMFRFNHPKEAAKLREKRKSGLLSTFSLSMSDLSKSCENLSTVMLYNPGLFTQKGPVFLRLEFERQQREELEKLELKRRLIKEMEAKQQSEKAELERLQQEVESQRKESEEVHQRILCQEESLRRRSQDIESRLRDFLVEKMRFEEERRSEVQGEELQWRGNQQLVGEAEEEQRLQQEAAEQTEIYRELKRLKREREEQKVRLEAERRRLEKEEREQLSLVGRLEEQLRDKQEAATTLLTRDDSHRLEEERQALAEIRGVLLRAKEAGERPDVEDTSEEAGSAQARYTEFKAAQVKELGLLEEGLQQQRERLEKEVTAERNTVLLLTQGLKERQQLLKEMQEKRAQDTTVICQEEQLVKQAELRLRFKERQLANLCDRLLPALAEEKQRASEVLERGSGNCPAQPELDNTLYQVEKELEDKEEKLKLHLQRAQQLLQLQETYEFTANVARQEEKVRRKEKEILESKEKQQREAMEEAVARLERRHSALRRCVSMEPHIEEQRNLRRAELDQQRVEQEIQRLRQRINEGEENNKNHSVNNEERSLSTLLPLSDDRINAYIEEEVQRRLRQMNLLKASSSSSSVVDLCGSCDSLREDEEEVSACSSVRVTDEDEEKLHDMNPRRHKYERARTPEPHFLTSQEVNSPTKLKTNSAEDSENLLLTLLPEENLLSRDEASVRKEVSHRELSNVAWLQGGDDRRLGEDVDRSVNEPDDSANTEDRSSGQNITESEEYDDVDGSLNQTFDLGTKEDTQLVSCLSLETQDSVGGCITAKETKPESQSKHKNVATNRSYHLGYLVGKLSDLYKDAGKKLQDTRDLIQRGGVSEMKDALSHYVSMVSKELPLLHHMQLKIPSKGLSECILSPPQKSCRSVTVGITAWPEGSLFLSKNTSPQVFHQRLVELPPPLSQLQNSSPSEMMDKLESLSPQIQVRKCLSVFWMKVANNQQPIPKPGCLLVSRKDITVVSAGSDSANALVLFHHLNLSEITKMEVSLAGQHVRLLGCSEDAVLAVFTHSKDLTQEFCKVVLDAVAPGRFHEGPENHPLLSDDLMVLSLNWKSGVPDLVLGCGLRVTSRFKRVLADLLYIVHGNMDDRSRPSLANVCPLLYTSVKVMNPSWPQQDAISQFLLTDTHVTLLCEDSVFRPVPRGSTLVPVQPQFHRLEVRKRSDVRTLIVKQKDGCVVVELVFSTLSPQEQEAECGPSPADDALTSDSRGQCRSWRLCFGCTSDAVMLMDHLCT, from the exons agaAAAGGACTTGACGGCAAAATGCATCATCAAGATGGAAGGAACCAAAACCTCCATCACCAACCTGAAG ATTCCTGATGGCATTGGAGGAGACTCGATGAGGGACCGAACTAAAACctttacctatgacttttcctACGACTCTTCAGACTCTCACAGCTCCAAGTTTGTCTCTCAGGAAAAG GTTTTCAGAGATTTGGGCGTGGACGTGCTGAAGGCGGCGTTTGAGGGCTACAACGCTTGCGTATTCGCCTATGGTCAGACCGGCTCAGGGAAGTCTTACACCATGATGGGAAATCCA GGAGACGCAGGTTTGATCCCGAGAATCTGTGAGGGGCTGTTCAGCCGCATCTCTGACGCCACCCGATGGGATGTCGCGTCGTTTCGTACAGAAGTCAG TTACCTGGAGATCTACAACGAGAGGGTCAGAGACCTCCTGAGGAGGAAGTCCACTCAGACCTACAACCTGAGAGTCCGGGAGCATCCCAAGGATGGGCCGTATGTGGAAG ATCTGTCCAAACACCTGGTGCAGAACTACAGTGATGTGGAGGAGCTGATGGAGGCCGGAAACCTGAACCGGACCACGGCCAGCACCGGCATGAACGACGTCAGCAGCCGCTCGCACGCCATCTTTACCGTCAACTTCACACAG GCCAAGTTTGACGCACAGATGCCCAGTGAGACGGTCAGTAAGATCCACCTGGTGGACCTGGCAGGAAGTGAACGAGCCGACGCCACTGGAGCCACCGGAGTCCGATTGAAGGAAGGAGGAAACATCAATAAATCTCTGGTCACCCTGGGCAACGTCATCTCTGCTCTAG CTGACATGACCCAGGACGGACTCAACActaacctgaagaagaagtcTGTGTTTGTTCCGTACAGAGACTCTGTGCTGACGTGGCTGCTCAAAGACAGTCTGGGCGGGAACTCCAAGACCATCATGATCGCAA CCGTTTCTCCCGCTGACGTGAACTACGGAGAGACGCTGAGCACACTGCGCTACGCTAACCGAGCtaaaaacatcatcaacaaacCAACCATCAATGAGGACTCCAACGTCAGGCTCATCGGAGAACTGCGGGCGGAGATCGCCCGATTGAAAGCTCTGCTGATTCAGGGCAACcag atcGCACTCCTTGATTCGCCCACAGCTCTGAGCATGGAGGAGAAACTTCACCAGAATGAAGCCAGA GTTCTGGAGCTGACCAAAGAGTGGACCAACAAGTGGAACGAAACCCAGAACATCCTGAAG GAAGAGACTCTGGCTCTGAGGAAGGAGGGGATTGGTGTGGTGTTGGACTCTGAGCTTCCTCACCTGATCGGCATCGATGACGACCTCCTCAGCACCGGCATCATCCTGTACCACCTGAag GAGGGACGGACGTATGTGGGCAGAGAGGACGCGTCCACAGAGCAGGACATCA tTCTGCATGGTCTCGATCTGGAAAGTGAACACTGCATGTTCCAGAACCAGAATGGAACAGTGACTCTGGTTCCACTCGGTGAGGCTCAGTGTTCAGTCAACGGAGTCCAAGTGATGGAGCCGATGCAGCTCAACCAAG GTGCTGTGATTCTGCTCGGCAGGACCAACATGTTTCGCTTCAATCATCCAAAGGAGGCGGCGAAACTGCGGGAGAAACGaaag AGTGGCCTGCTCTCCACCTTCAGTCTGTCTATGAGTGATCTGTCCAAGTCCTGTGAAAACCTGTCCACTGTGATGCTCTACAACCCAGG TCTcttcacacagaaaggccccgTCTTCCTCAG GCTGGAGTTTGAGAGGCAGCAGCGAGAAGAGCTGGAGAAACTGGAGCTCAAAAG GAGGCTCATCAAGGAGATGGAGGCGAAGCAGCAGAGTGAGAAGGCAGAGCTAGAGCGCCTGCAGCAGGAGGTGGAGAGCCAGCGCAAAGAGTCTGAGGAGGTGCATCAGAGAATTCTGTGTCAGGAGGAGAGCCTGCGCCGCCGCAGCCAGGACATCGAGAGCCGCCTGAGAGACTTTCTGGTTGAGAAGATGCGGTTTGAGGAGGAGAGACGCTCTGAGGTCCAGGGGGAGGAGCTACAGTGGCGGGGGAACCAGCAGCTGGTGGGTGAAGCGGAAGAGGAGCAGCGTTTGCAGCAGGAGGCTGCGGAGCAGACTGAAATATACCGTGAACTGAAAAGGCTGAAGAGGGAGCGCGAGGAGCAGAAGGTTCGTCTGGAGGCTGAGCGACGGCGCCTGGAGAAAGAGGAGCGCGAGCAGCTGAGTCTGGTGGGGAGGCTGGAGGAGCAGCTGAGGGACAAACAAGAGGCCGCCACCACGCTGTTGACCCGTGACGACTCCCACCGCCTGGAGGAGGAGCGCCAGGCGCTGGCTGAGATCAGGGGAGTCCTCCTTCGTGCCAAAGAGGCCGGTGAACGGCCCGATGTGGAGGACACCAGCGAGGAGGCCGGATCTGCCCAGGCTCGATACACAGAGTTCAAGGCGGCTCAGGTGAAGGAGCTGGGCCTGCTGGAGGAGGGGcttcagcagcagagggagcGCCTGGAGAAGGAGGTCACCGCTGAGAGAAACACCGTGCTGCTCCTCACCCAAGGCCTCAAAGAAAGACAGCAGCTTCTGAAAGAGATGCAGGAGAAGAGGGCGCAGGACACCACAGTCATCTGCCAGGAGGAGCAGCTGGTGAAGCAGGCGGAGCTCAGGCTGCGCTTTAAGGAGCGGCAGCTCGCCAACCTCTGTGACCGCCTCCTCCCAGCGCTTGCAGAGGAGAAGCAGCGAGCCTCAGAGGTGCTGGAGCGCGGCAGCGGGAACTGCCCCGCTCAGCCTGAACTGGACAACACGCTGTACcaggtggagaaggagctggaggacaAGGAGGAGAAACTGAAGCTCCACCTGCAGAGGgcgcagcagctgctgcagctgcaggagaCGTACGAGTTCACGGCCAACGTGGCACGACAGGAGGAGAaggtgaggaggaaggagaaggagatcCTCGAGTCTaaggagaagcagcagagggaggCGATGGAGGAGGCAGTGGCTCGGCTCGAGAGGAGGCACTCGGCCCTGCGCCGCTGCGTCTCCATGGAGCCCCACATCGAGGAGCAGAGGAACCTGAGGAGGGCGGAGCTTGATCAGCAGAG ggtgGAGCAGGAAATCCAGAGGCTGAGGCAGAGGATtaatgaaggagaagaaaacaacaagaatcACAGCGTGAATAACGAAGAAAGGAGTCTGAGCACGCTGCTGCCGCTGTCCGACGACAG GATAAACGCATACATCGAGGAGGAAGTGCAGCGACGCTTACGTCAGATGAATCTCCTGAaagcgagcagcagcagcagcagcgtcgtgGATCTGTGCGGGTCCTGTGACTCTCTCAGG gaggacgaggaggaagtTAGCGCCTGTAGCTCTGTTAGAGTAACAGACGAG GACGAAGAGAAGCTGCACGACATGAATCCAAGGAGACACAAATACGAG AGAGCGAGAACACCGGAGCCTCACTTCCTGACCTCACAGGAAGTGAACTCTCCTACTAAGTTGAAGACAAACTCGGCAGAAGACTCTGAGAACCTGCTGCTAACGCTGCTCCCAGAAGAAAACCTCTTGTCTAGAGATGAAGCCTCGGTTAGAAAAGAGGTGTCTCACAGAGAATTGAGCAACGTCGCGTGGTTGCAGGGAGGAGACGACCGTCGTCTAGGAGAAGACGTTGACAGATCTGTCAATGAACCTGATGATTCTGCaaacacagaggacagaagCTCAGGACAGAATATCACTGAAAGTGAAGAATATGATGACGTAGATGGATCTCTAAACCAAACATTTGACCTGGGGACAAAAGAGGACACACAACTTGTCAGTTGTCTCTCTTTAGAGACACAGGACTCTGTTGGTGGTTGCATCACTGCTAAAGAAACAAAACCAGAGTCCCAGAGCAAGCACAAGAACGTGGCCACAAACAGGAGCTACCATTTGGGATATTTAGTTGGAAAACTGTCCGACTTGTACAAAGACGCAGGAAAAAAGCTGCAGGACACGCGGGATCTAATCCAAAGAGGCGGAGTGAGCGAAATGAAGGATGCACTCTCTCATTACGTGTCCATGGTGTCAAAAGAACTACCACTGCTTCACCACATGCAGCTGAAGATCCCATCAAAAGGTCTGAGTGAATGCATCCTCAGTCCGCCTCAGAAAAGTTGCAGGTCTGTGACCGTAGGCATCACTGCATGGCCTGAAGGATCGCTTTTCttgtccaaaaacacaagtCCTCAGGTCTTTCATCAGAGGCTGGTGGAGCTGCCACCACCTCTGTCCCAGCTGCAGAACAGTTCACCCTCTGAGATGATGGACAAGTTGGAATCTCTGTCTCCACAAATCCAAGTTAGAAAGTGCCTGAGCGTCTTCTGGATGAAAGTGGCAAACAATCAGCAGCCCATTCCAAAACCAGGCTGCTTGCTTGTATCGAGAAAGGACATAACCGTGGTGTCAGCTGGAAGTGATTCTGCGAACGCTTTGGTCCTTTTTCATCACCTTAATCTGAGTGAAATCACCAAGATGGAGGTTAGTTTGGCAGGACAGCACGTGCGTCTGCTCGGCTGCTCTGAAGACGCAGTCTTGGCCGTCTTCACCCACAGCAAAGATCTCACGCAGGAGTTCTGTAAGGTCGTCCTGGACGCTGTTGCTCCTGGAAGATTCCATGAAGGTCCTGAAAATCACCCGTTGCTCTCTGACGACCTCATGGTCCTCTCTCTGAACTGGAAATCTGGTGTTCCTGACCTCGTCCTGGGCTGCGGCCTTCGCGTCACCTCCAGATTCAAACGGGTCCTTGCAGACTTGCTCTACATCGTCCATGGGAACATGGATGACCGCAGCAGGCCGTCGCTGGCCAACGTTTGTCCTCTGCTCTACACGAGTGTCAAGGTCATGAACCCGAGCTGGCCGCAGCAGGACGCCATCTCTCAGTTCCTCCTGACCGACACTCACGTAACTCTTCTTTGTGAGGACAGCGTCTTCCGCCCGGTGCCACGAGGCTCCACTCTGGTTCCGGTCCAACCTCAGTTTCACAGACTCGAAGTCCGCAAGCGGTCAGACGTCAGAACTCTGATTGTTAAGCAGAAAGACGGCTGTGTGGTCGTAGAACTCGTGTTTTCAACTCTCAGCCCGCAAGAGCAGGAGGCGGAGTGTGGACCGAGCCCGGCAGACGACGCCCTTACCtctgacagcagggggcagtgcaGATCCTGGAGGTTGTGCTTTGGTTGCACGTCAGATGCTGTGATGCTGATGGATCACCTGTGCACctga